A genomic window from Solanum dulcamara chromosome 11, daSolDulc1.2, whole genome shotgun sequence includes:
- the LOC129874165 gene encoding WUSCHEL-related homeobox 8, protein MEWEKQQQQQPPVSAPQTAEELNGAVSGGGGGGGMFVKVMTDEQMEVLRKQIAVYATICEQLVDLHKSMASQHDLAGARLGNLYCDPLVTSAGHKITGRQRWTPTPMQLQILERIFEQGNGTPSKQKIKEITSELSQHGQISETNVYNWFQNRRARSKRKQQVVAINNTESEVETEVESPNEKKTKPEDLQSSHMPTSMAEDLGYENPDVSSGMHSLDPRTSKPEPMFPSDGSSKPAASYGQMSFYGMSNPRMDQLMGKMEVPGSYHPYLHADDYNMTG, encoded by the exons ATGGAGTGGGAAAAACAGCAACAGCAGCAGCCACCGGTGTCAGCGCCGCAGACGGCGGAGGAATTGAACGGAGCAGtaagtggtggtggtggtggtggtgggaTGTTTGTGAAAGTGATGACGGATGAACAAATGGAAGTTTTAAGGAAGCAAATCGCTGTTTATGCTACCATTTGTGAACAGCTTGTTGATTTGCACAAATCCATGGCTTCACAACACGATCTTGCTG GAGCCAGGCTGGGAAATCTGTATTGCGATCCACTGGTGACATCTGCTGGCCATAAAATCACTGGCAGACAACGCTGGACTCCAACGCCTATGCAACTTCAGATTCTTGAGCGCATATTTGAACAAGGCAATGGAACTCCAAGCAAACAGAAGATCAAAGAGATAACTTCTGAATTGTCTCAACATGGCCAAATTTCTGAAACAAATGTGTATAATTGGTTTCAAAATAGGCGTGCTCGATCAAAAAGGAAGCAACAGGTTGTAGCAATAAACAACACTGAATCAGAGGTGGAGACAGAGGTCGAGTCGCCCAATGAGAAGAAAACAAAGCCAGAGGATCTGCAGTCTTCTCACATGCCAACTTCAATGGCTGAAGATCTTGGCTATGAGAACCCTGACGTGAGCTCTGGAATGCATTCCCTAGATCCACGAACCAGTAAACCCGAGCCTATGTTTCCATCTGACGGTAGTTCAAAACCTGCTGCAAGTTATGGCCAAATGTCCTTCTATGGAATGTCCAATCCAA GAATGGACCAGCTAATGGGAAAGATGGAAGTGCCAGGGAGCTATCATCCATACCTACATGCAGACGACTACAACATGACCGGCTAA